A region from the Variovorax sp. RKNM96 genome encodes:
- the efeO gene encoding iron uptake system protein EfeO, with the protein MTVQFRRHFLATFVAGFAGLYAAGAQAAVSPLELVGPISDYKIYVAENVRKLTTDTRAFTAAVKAGDIEKAKKLYAPTRTSYERIEPVAELFNDLDKSIDSRADDHEKAEKDPAFGGFHRIEYGLWTQKSTKDLNPVADKLLADVLDLQKRLVALTFPPEKVVGGAAVLMEEVAATKISGEENRYSHTDLWDFQSNFEGAYKIVELLRPLVVKENKAFSDKADANFKVVFDTLAKYKTADGGFETYSKLSERDRKLLAGRVNTLAEDLSKLRGMLGLN; encoded by the coding sequence ATGACCGTGCAGTTCCGCCGCCACTTCCTCGCCACTTTCGTTGCAGGCTTCGCCGGGCTCTACGCCGCCGGCGCGCAGGCCGCCGTGTCGCCGCTCGAGCTGGTCGGACCGATCTCCGACTACAAGATCTACGTGGCCGAGAACGTGCGCAAGCTGACCACGGACACGCGCGCCTTCACCGCCGCGGTGAAGGCCGGCGACATCGAAAAGGCAAAGAAGCTGTATGCGCCGACGCGCACGAGCTACGAGCGCATCGAGCCGGTGGCGGAACTCTTCAACGACCTCGACAAGTCGATCGACTCACGCGCGGACGACCATGAAAAGGCCGAGAAGGACCCGGCCTTCGGCGGCTTCCACCGCATCGAGTACGGCCTCTGGACGCAGAAGAGCACCAAGGACCTGAACCCCGTGGCCGACAAGCTGCTGGCCGACGTGCTCGACCTGCAGAAACGCCTGGTCGCGCTGACCTTCCCGCCCGAGAAGGTGGTGGGCGGCGCCGCGGTGCTGATGGAAGAGGTGGCCGCCACCAAGATCTCCGGCGAGGAAAACCGCTACAGCCACACCGACCTGTGGGATTTCCAGTCCAACTTCGAGGGCGCCTACAAGATCGTCGAATTGCTGCGCCCGCTGGTCGTGAAGGAGAACAAGGCGTTCTCGGACAAGGCCGACGCCAATTTCAAGGTGGTGTTCGACACGCTGGCCAAGTACAAGACGGCCGATGGCGGCTTTGAAACCTATTCGAAGCTCAGCGAGCGCGACCGCAAGCTGCTGGCCGGCCGCGTCAACACGCTGGCCGAAGACCTGTCCAAGCTGCGCGGCATGCTCGGTCTGAACTGA
- the efeU gene encoding iron uptake transporter permease EfeU, giving the protein MLIPFLIMLREGIEAALIVGIVASYLKQSGRGALMPAVWVGVLLATALSLFAGAGLQLLAAEFPQKQQELFEGVVGLIAVVMLTSMVFWMRKAARSIKGELHASIDKAITRGADGQGWALIGMVFLAVAREGLESVFFLLAVFQQSSGWEAPVGALAGIAVSVVIGWGLYSGGVRLDLRRFFRFTGLFILLVAAGLLASVLRKLHEAGVWNHLQTVVFDMSETLPMDSPAGAVLSGLLGYQAAPVTGEVIVYLAFLVVALFFFLRPAAAPVPRAAAAR; this is encoded by the coding sequence ATGCTCATCCCCTTTCTCATCATGCTGCGCGAAGGCATCGAAGCCGCGCTGATCGTCGGCATCGTTGCCAGCTACCTGAAACAAAGCGGACGCGGCGCGTTGATGCCCGCGGTGTGGGTCGGCGTGCTGCTGGCCACTGCGCTGTCGCTGTTCGCGGGGGCCGGCCTGCAATTGCTGGCGGCGGAGTTTCCGCAGAAGCAGCAGGAACTGTTCGAGGGCGTCGTCGGGTTGATCGCGGTCGTCATGCTGACCTCGATGGTGTTCTGGATGCGCAAGGCCGCCCGCTCCATCAAGGGCGAGCTGCATGCCTCCATCGACAAGGCGATCACCCGGGGCGCGGACGGGCAGGGCTGGGCGCTTATCGGCATGGTGTTTCTCGCCGTGGCGCGCGAAGGGCTGGAGTCGGTCTTCTTCCTGCTGGCCGTGTTCCAGCAGAGCAGCGGCTGGGAAGCGCCCGTGGGCGCACTGGCCGGCATCGCGGTGTCGGTGGTGATCGGCTGGGGGCTTTATTCGGGCGGCGTGCGGCTCGACCTCCGGCGCTTCTTCCGCTTCACGGGCCTGTTCATCCTGCTGGTGGCCGCCGGCCTGCTCGCGAGCGTGCTGCGCAAGCTGCACGAGGCGGGCGTCTGGAATCACCTGCAGACGGTGGTGTTCGACATGAGCGAGACCCTGCCGATGGACAGCCCCGCCGGCGCCGTGCTCTCGGGCCTCCTGGGCTACCAGGCCGCGCCGGTGACGGGCGAGGTGATCGTCTACCTGGCGTTCCTCGTGGTGGCGCTGTTCTTCTTCCTGCGTCCGGCCGCCGCGCCGGTGCCACGCGCGGCCGCGGCCCGCTGA
- a CDS encoding metallophosphoesterase family protein, translating to MTRVGLISDTHGLLRPQAVAALQGSDFIVHGGDIGNAGILEALSAIAPLTVVRGNNDGEPWADGIAETALLKVGGVVIYAIHDLSQIGIDPAGAGVRVVVSGHSHKPKIEERGGVLYVNPGSAGPRRFKLPIAVAELIVDGNAVTARIVELTG from the coding sequence TTGACTCGCGTCGGGCTCATCTCCGACACCCACGGCCTGCTGCGCCCGCAGGCCGTGGCCGCTTTGCAGGGCAGTGACTTCATCGTGCATGGCGGAGACATCGGCAACGCCGGCATCCTCGAGGCGCTTTCGGCGATTGCGCCGCTGACGGTCGTGCGGGGCAACAACGACGGGGAGCCGTGGGCCGATGGCATCGCCGAGACGGCGCTCCTGAAGGTGGGCGGCGTGGTGATCTACGCCATCCACGACCTTTCGCAGATCGGCATCGATCCCGCCGGCGCCGGCGTGCGCGTGGTGGTCTCCGGCCATTCGCACAAGCCGAAGATCGAGGAGCGGGGCGGCGTGCTCTACGTCAACCCGGGTAGCGCCGGTCCGCGGCGATTCAAATTGCCGATCGCAGTTGCCGAGCTGATCGTCGATGGCAATGCGGTGACTGCACGCATCGTCGAGCTGACGGGCTAA
- a CDS encoding FeoA family protein — MRTNDFGTAPANTTAAALRLDQLPNNQWATVLDVARPEGADDRELVLRLTEIGFVPGEAVRIVASGIPGREPLAVRLGHTTFALRRHEAALIHVIPGAANHG; from the coding sequence GTGCGAACCAATGACTTCGGCACCGCGCCGGCCAACACCACGGCCGCCGCCCTGCGCCTCGACCAGCTTCCGAACAACCAGTGGGCCACCGTGCTCGACGTGGCCCGCCCCGAGGGCGCGGACGATCGCGAACTCGTGCTGCGGCTGACCGAAATCGGCTTCGTGCCGGGCGAGGCCGTGCGCATCGTCGCGAGCGGCATCCCGGGCCGGGAGCCGCTGGCAGTTCGCCTGGGGCACACCACCTTCGCACTGCGCCGCCACGAGGCCGCGCTCATCCACGTCATCCCCGGAGCCGCCAACCATGGCTGA
- the efeO gene encoding iron uptake system protein EfeO: MSSSSSSPEPKSSSGLMRVAVAASALLVVAGLAAFWYASGVARKAPAKAADNAVTVTIQGNVCEPNAITVPAGRTTFTIVNKSNRALEWEILDGVMVVEERENIAPGFSQTMTVKLSPGDFAITCGLLSNPRGKLHVTPSAASMAEAARPSLVNYVGALAEYQVFLRLEAGGLDDAARALADAIKAGDLPQARALYAPAHQAYKRIEPMAELFADLDTRLNARADYFEKREADAGFTGFHRIEYALYGQNDLQGLAPVADQLVADIGVLKGRLRGLDMPPERLAGSASKLLRRVADNLPAGGEDHYGHAELVNLQGTYEGTKKISELLQPLLVKAAPALQKSVDERFAAFDAALAPYREGEGFKPAPLDEAQRKRLAEPVRALAEELGKVNAALGLD, from the coding sequence ATGTCTTCTTCCTCTTCTTCTCCCGAACCGAAATCCTCTTCAGGCCTCATGCGCGTCGCGGTGGCCGCCTCGGCGCTGCTGGTCGTCGCCGGCCTGGCCGCCTTCTGGTATGCCTCGGGCGTTGCGCGCAAGGCGCCGGCCAAGGCAGCCGACAACGCGGTCACCGTCACGATCCAGGGCAACGTGTGCGAGCCCAACGCGATCACCGTGCCGGCGGGGCGGACCACCTTCACCATCGTCAACAAGTCGAACCGCGCGCTCGAGTGGGAAATTCTCGACGGCGTGATGGTGGTGGAAGAGCGCGAGAACATCGCGCCGGGCTTCTCGCAGACGATGACGGTCAAGCTCTCGCCGGGCGACTTCGCGATCACCTGCGGCCTTTTGAGCAATCCGCGCGGCAAGCTGCATGTCACGCCTTCGGCGGCATCGATGGCCGAGGCGGCGCGGCCCTCGCTGGTCAACTACGTGGGCGCGCTGGCCGAGTACCAGGTGTTCCTGCGGCTCGAAGCCGGCGGGCTCGACGACGCGGCGCGCGCCCTCGCCGACGCGATCAAGGCGGGCGACCTGCCGCAGGCGAGGGCGCTCTACGCGCCGGCGCACCAGGCCTACAAGCGCATCGAGCCGATGGCCGAGCTGTTCGCCGACCTCGACACCCGCCTGAACGCCCGCGCCGACTACTTCGAGAAGCGCGAGGCCGATGCGGGCTTCACCGGCTTCCATCGCATCGAGTACGCGCTGTACGGCCAGAACGACCTCCAGGGCCTCGCGCCCGTGGCCGATCAGCTGGTCGCCGACATCGGCGTGCTCAAGGGCCGGTTGCGCGGGCTCGACATGCCGCCGGAACGGCTCGCGGGGTCCGCATCGAAGCTGCTGCGCCGCGTGGCCGACAACCTGCCCGCCGGCGGCGAAGACCACTATGGCCATGCCGAGCTGGTGAACCTGCAAGGCACGTACGAAGGCACGAAGAAGATTTCGGAGCTGCTGCAGCCGCTGCTCGTGAAAGCCGCGCCTGCGCTGCAGAAAAGCGTGGATGAACGCTTCGCGGCCTTCGATGCCGCGCTGGCGCCGTACCGCGAAGGCGAGGGCTTCAAGCCCGCGCCGCTCGACGAGGCACAAAGAAAGCGCCTTGCAGAACCCGTGCGCGCACTGGCCGAGGAACTCGGCAAGGTGAATGCCGCGCTGGGCCTGGACTGA
- the efeB gene encoding iron uptake transporter deferrochelatase/peroxidase subunit, producing the protein MDKTNYDTTPVPGQPESPHRRRMLGAAGVAFAGLAASAHAKAAPSGPPDSPDAGAQVTDAPQSTHTQDRVPFRGRHQAGIVTPRPTAGMIASFYVLAENRADLERLFRTLTERIAFLTQGGAQTDPDPRLPPAGSGILGPVVQPDGLTVTVSVGTSLFDERFGLAKKKPVRLAQMQRHPNDALDAALCHGDLSIQFCANTPDTNIHALRDIIKNTPDLLVLHWKQEGTVPPIQAVPGKPAESARNFLGFRDGSANPDSADDRLMDGIVWVQPGGDEPAWAVGGSYQAVRIIRNFVERWDRTPLQEQEAIMGRLKPTGAPMDGGKTEHDVPDYAKDPEGKATPMDAHIRLANPRTRASDANLILRRPFNYSNGVTKSGQLEMGLLFICYQADLEKGFIAVQTRLDGEPLEEYIKPIGGGFFFTLPGVQGEQDWLGRTLLAA; encoded by the coding sequence ATGGACAAGACGAACTACGACACCACGCCTGTGCCCGGGCAACCCGAGTCGCCGCACCGCCGCCGCATGCTCGGCGCGGCCGGCGTCGCCTTTGCCGGCCTTGCCGCATCGGCCCACGCCAAGGCCGCGCCTTCGGGGCCGCCCGACAGTCCCGATGCCGGCGCGCAGGTCACCGATGCGCCGCAGAGCACCCACACGCAAGACCGCGTGCCCTTCCGCGGCAGGCACCAGGCCGGCATCGTCACGCCGCGGCCGACGGCCGGCATGATCGCCTCGTTCTATGTGCTGGCGGAGAACCGCGCCGACCTGGAGCGCCTGTTCCGCACGCTCACCGAGCGCATCGCCTTTCTCACGCAGGGCGGCGCGCAGACCGACCCCGATCCCCGGCTGCCGCCCGCGGGCTCCGGCATCCTCGGGCCGGTGGTGCAGCCCGATGGGTTGACGGTGACGGTGTCGGTCGGCACCTCGCTTTTCGACGAGCGCTTCGGCCTCGCGAAGAAGAAGCCCGTGCGCCTGGCCCAGATGCAGCGCCATCCGAACGATGCGCTCGATGCGGCGCTGTGCCACGGCGACCTGTCGATCCAGTTCTGCGCCAACACGCCCGACACCAACATCCACGCGCTGCGCGACATCATCAAGAACACGCCCGACCTGCTTGTGCTGCACTGGAAGCAGGAGGGCACCGTGCCGCCGATCCAGGCGGTGCCCGGCAAACCGGCGGAGAGCGCGCGCAACTTCCTCGGTTTTCGCGACGGCTCGGCCAACCCCGACTCGGCCGACGACAGGCTCATGGACGGCATCGTGTGGGTCCAGCCCGGCGGCGACGAGCCGGCCTGGGCCGTGGGCGGCAGCTACCAGGCGGTGCGGATCATCCGCAACTTCGTCGAGCGCTGGGACCGCACGCCGCTGCAGGAGCAGGAAGCCATCATGGGCCGCCTGAAGCCCACCGGCGCGCCGATGGACGGCGGCAAGACGGAGCACGACGTGCCCGACTACGCCAAGGACCCCGAGGGCAAGGCCACGCCGATGGACGCGCACATCCGCCTGGCGAACCCGCGCACCCGGGCGTCGGATGCGAACCTCATCCTGCGCCGGCCCTTCAACTATTCGAACGGCGTCACCAAGTCGGGCCAGCTGGAGATGGGCCTGCTGTTCATCTGTTACCAGGCCGACCTCGAGAAGGGCTTCATCGCCGTGCAGACGCGCCTGGACGGCGAGCCGCTCGAGGAATACATCAAGCCCATCGGCGGCGGTTTCTTCTTCACCCTGCCGGGCGTGCAGGGCGAGCAGGACTGGCTCGGCCGCACGCTGCTGGCCGCCTGA